One genomic window of Terriglobia bacterium includes the following:
- a CDS encoding (4Fe-4S)-binding protein, with protein sequence MSQKTFKYSNDDITVVWKPDVCQHSTLCWKGLIEVFSPRERPWIKMDGASTERIIEQVKKCPSGALSYFENEKEIISENKID encoded by the coding sequence ATGTCTCAAAAAACTTTCAAATACAGCAACGATGACATAACGGTTGTCTGGAAACCAGATGTATGCCAGCATTCCACTCTTTGTTGGAAAGGATTGATCGAAGTTTTCAGTCCAAGAGAACGGCCCTGGATAAAAATGGATGGCGCCAGCACTGAACGTATCATTGAACAGGTAAAAAAATGTCCCAGCGGTGCGTTGAGTTATTTTGAGAATGAAAAAGAAATCATTTCCGAAAACAAAATAGATTAA
- a CDS encoding isocitrate dehydrogenase produces the protein SVYTNLVNQYNARFESVDAEPVRQQDVIGLYIGLSGDFKVCSLELLNMWGDKRAYSLAQGQ, from the coding sequence GATCTGTTTATACCAACCTCGTGAATCAATACAATGCCCGGTTTGAAAGCGTTGATGCCGAACCGGTGCGTCAGCAGGATGTGATAGGACTTTATATCGGCTTAAGTGGTGATTTCAAAGTTTGTTCGTTGGAACTATTGAATATGTGGGGAGATAAAAGGGCTTATAGTCTGGCGCAGGGGCAATAA